The Mucilaginibacter yixingensis genome window below encodes:
- a CDS encoding MobC family plasmid mobilization relaxosome protein has protein sequence MLQLKLAEKKKIDEAASACGLRSAVWAREKILKGRFPEPKAARLDLYTYTELKKIGVNLNQLTRLANGGHLSPQLIGTLVRLEQKLDAITAKLVYDR, from the coding sequence ATGTTACAACTGAAGCTGGCAGAAAAGAAAAAAATAGACGAGGCTGCCTCCGCCTGCGGCCTGCGCTCTGCCGTATGGGCACGTGAAAAAATCCTTAAAGGCCGTTTCCCGGAACCCAAAGCCGCACGGTTAGATCTTTATACTTATACCGAACTGAAAAAGATCGGGGTTAACCTCAATCAACTGACACGGCTGGCGAACGGTGGCCATTTATCCCCGCAACTCATCGGGACGCTCGTCCGGCTGGAACAAAAGCTGGACGCCATCACCGCAAAGCTCGTATATGATCGCTAG
- a CDS encoding relaxase/mobilization nuclease domain-containing protein, which translates to MIASQRIGKSFLGALNYNVKKLHKAAHERAELLGTNFSSVAVKNILREVDLMRQLRPQLGRYVYHTSLNFSAADISNLTNEKLLDIALDYLTGMGFTNNQYLIFRHYDAGHPHIHLLANRICFDGSVVSDSNNYNRSEKLVRALEYRYNLTPVGQSNYVVKERNNHVNKYRSNTVTGEPGTSITNELDNYVTRNQPNNITAERNNPVNMYRSNTETDKPRNPITNKRGSGVTSNQPNNITTERNNQQNKYLGTPENEGRSNPIIGHQSNPMMENSYNQVTIERNNYRSLRAPKKGEIEMSIRMGKPSDKMLLQEKLALILKSQSLSMQDFIQQCEMKGVLLLFNQASTGRVSGITYFHEGFKAKGQALGERFKWMEIVKQLDYEQNRDSEAISETNRRTRQRYGLLDQAGAITIPGRSGERNAEPVSGKRKDVTGPEFDQEHGPTAGITADQLTAKAADALDSNVITVADSNNYDGSYDQHLHISIAEDIDDEAINGRNRRRQQRARTNTR; encoded by the coding sequence ATGATCGCTAGTCAACGTATCGGTAAAAGCTTTCTTGGCGCATTGAACTATAATGTGAAGAAGCTTCATAAGGCAGCTCATGAGCGGGCCGAGCTACTTGGCACCAACTTTTCTTCAGTTGCGGTAAAGAACATATTGCGGGAGGTTGATCTAATGCGGCAGCTCCGGCCTCAGCTAGGCAGGTATGTATACCACACCAGCCTTAACTTTTCCGCCGCAGATATCAGCAATCTGACCAATGAAAAACTATTGGACATTGCGCTGGACTATCTGACGGGAATGGGATTCACTAACAATCAGTACCTGATATTCCGGCATTATGATGCCGGGCACCCCCACATTCATCTATTGGCTAACCGGATCTGTTTTGATGGCAGTGTCGTGTCTGACAGCAATAATTACAATCGGAGCGAAAAATTGGTAAGAGCACTGGAATATCGCTATAACCTCACACCTGTAGGACAGAGTAACTATGTAGTGAAGGAGCGTAATAACCATGTAAATAAGTATCGGAGTAATACGGTAACCGGTGAACCAGGCACCTCCATAACTAATGAGCTGGATAATTATGTAACCAGGAATCAGCCTAACAATATAACAGCAGAGCGGAATAACCCTGTAAATATGTATCGGAGTAACACAGAAACCGATAAGCCACGTAATCCGATAACTAATAAACGGGGTAGCGGTGTAACAAGCAATCAGCCTAACAATATAACAACCGAGCGGAACAACCAGCAAAATAAATATCTCGGTACTCCTGAAAATGAGGGGAGAAGTAACCCTATAATTGGCCATCAAAGTAACCCTATGATGGAGAACTCTTATAACCAGGTAACGATAGAACGGAATAACTACCGATCTCTCCGCGCACCCAAAAAAGGTGAGATTGAAATGTCTATCCGCATGGGCAAACCATCGGATAAAATGCTTTTGCAGGAAAAACTGGCGCTTATCCTGAAAAGCCAAAGCCTGAGTATGCAGGATTTCATCCAGCAATGCGAAATGAAAGGTGTTTTGCTATTATTCAACCAGGCCTCCACGGGCAGGGTCAGCGGCATAACCTATTTCCATGAAGGCTTTAAGGCAAAAGGCCAGGCACTGGGTGAACGGTTCAAATGGATGGAGATCGTCAAACAATTGGATTATGAGCAAAACAGAGACAGCGAGGCAATTAGCGAAACAAATCGCCGGACAAGGCAGCGCTACGGGCTACTCGACCAGGCGGGAGCAATTACTATCCCAGGAAGAAGCGGAGAAAGAAATGCTGAACCTGTTTCAGGCAAGCGCAAAGATGTTACAGGACCTGAATTTGATCAGGAGCATGGTCCAACGGCAGGAATCACGGCAGACCAGCTCACAGCAAAAGCAGCAGATGCTTTGGATAGTAATGTTATTACTGTTGCTGATTCAAATAATTACGATGGCAGTTACGATCAACATCTGCATATCTCGATAGCAGAGGATATCGATGACGAAGCCATCAATGGGAGAAACAGGAGACGCCAGCAGAGAGCCAGAACGAACACCCGTTAA
- a CDS encoding plasmid transfer protein, whose protein sequence is MKKLVLTLILSLCTICVFAQDESAAGQTFKMIQGAGVYDDGMMGMLAGLRDFIWNGWSDFIGDAKALAAIFTIVFFAIKSYEMMVGDKQLEIMPLLRPFGLAMIILWWNVFVRMIAFPCDLIQQQSQDKWKEAQVAADDLRVKRAELQQEMADSLYNFQAQTQVAEKESDTWYGEAWDAVTSTVKQGISTVVTPLLEMKQRLQISLQLLITQLLELLAIWILRIATYFVLFLQVFYSSVLVILGPFAVAVSILPAFRDSFSTWIARFISVNLYGAIAFLIMWLSAYIQQYAMTAEISRYQEILHGGVTANKMAEITVFASNGILSFGTVIITFLVGAIAMFTVPSISTWIVSTSGVGSATSSFGRNAAAAASLGKKVVSGMF, encoded by the coding sequence ATGAAAAAGTTAGTATTAACACTGATTTTATCACTTTGCACCATCTGCGTATTTGCGCAGGATGAGAGTGCGGCTGGACAAACTTTCAAAATGATCCAGGGGGCCGGCGTATATGACGATGGTATGATGGGTATGCTAGCCGGTTTGAGAGATTTTATCTGGAACGGATGGTCCGATTTTATAGGCGATGCCAAAGCCCTCGCCGCGATTTTCACCATTGTTTTTTTTGCTATTAAATCCTATGAGATGATGGTTGGGGACAAACAGCTGGAGATCATGCCGCTGTTACGTCCTTTTGGCCTGGCGATGATCATCCTATGGTGGAATGTATTTGTTAGAATGATTGCCTTTCCCTGTGACTTAATCCAGCAACAATCACAGGATAAATGGAAGGAGGCGCAGGTTGCTGCTGACGATCTGCGCGTAAAGCGGGCAGAGCTCCAGCAAGAAATGGCGGACAGTCTTTACAATTTCCAGGCGCAAACGCAGGTCGCAGAGAAAGAGTCTGACACCTGGTATGGCGAAGCCTGGGATGCGGTTACCAGTACGGTTAAGCAGGGGATTTCTACCGTTGTTACCCCGTTACTCGAAATGAAGCAGCGACTGCAGATCAGTTTGCAATTACTTATCACGCAGCTATTAGAATTGCTTGCGATCTGGATACTCAGGATAGCAACTTATTTTGTGCTCTTTCTACAAGTGTTCTATTCCAGCGTTTTAGTGATCCTCGGGCCTTTTGCTGTTGCGGTCAGCATCCTGCCTGCCTTCCGGGATAGTTTTTCGACATGGATAGCTCGTTTTATTTCGGTCAATCTGTACGGAGCTATCGCATTTTTAATCATGTGGTTGTCGGCCTATATCCAGCAATATGCGATGACAGCTGAGATCAGCCGTTATCAGGAAATTCTACATGGTGGGGTAACAGCCAATAAAATGGCCGAGATTACCGTATTTGCATCTAATGGCATATTAAGCTTTGGAACCGTGATCATTACTTTTTTGGTCGGCGCTATTGCGATGTTTACTGTACCAAGTATTTCGACCTGGATAGTTTCAACCTCGGGCGTAGGTTCTGCCACGAGCTCGTTCGGTAGAAATGCTGCCGCCGCTGCTTCATTGGGAAAAAAGGTGGTTAGTGGTATGTTTTGA
- a CDS encoding helix-turn-helix domain-containing protein, translated as MRELTHIEQYVIEQVKLKRISKNISQDKLSIMMGLNEKFVSKVETTNRAEKYNINHLNKIAEILQCSIKDFFPEQPLPGELNAHK; from the coding sequence ATGCGAGAGCTAACACACATAGAACAATATGTCATTGAGCAGGTCAAGCTCAAAAGGATCAGCAAGAATATCTCGCAGGACAAACTATCGATAATGATGGGGTTAAATGAAAAATTTGTAAGCAAAGTTGAAACCACAAACCGCGCAGAAAAATATAATATTAACCACCTTAATAAGATCGCTGAAATACTCCAATGTTCAATTAAGGACTTCTTTCCTGAGCAACCACTACCGGGAGAACTTAATGCTCATAAGTAA
- a CDS encoding helix-turn-helix domain-containing protein: MDPFNFNELPDVVRRLFEKVEQIELLLLRLQPKEDTDDEFLNINEAAAFLKVSVASLYSKVSRKEIPVSKPGKRLYFSRTELHEWVRSGKQKTSLEILSEYGGQRKITSRSKLYK, from the coding sequence ATGGATCCATTTAACTTTAATGAGCTTCCCGATGTCGTACGACGTTTATTTGAGAAAGTAGAGCAGATAGAGCTGCTATTGCTCCGTCTTCAGCCTAAAGAAGATACCGACGATGAGTTTTTAAATATCAACGAAGCCGCCGCGTTTCTAAAAGTGTCCGTTGCCTCGCTTTACTCCAAGGTTAGCAGAAAAGAGATACCAGTAAGTAAACCCGGGAAACGATTATATTTTAGTCGCACTGAACTTCATGAATGGGTTCGGTCGGGTAAACAAAAAACAAGTCTGGAAATCCTCTCAGAGTATGGAGGCCAAAGAAAGATTACCTCGCGAAGTAAGCTCTATAAATAG